From the genome of Bradyrhizobium sp. ORS 278:
CCCATAACGGCGGCAACGTCGCCAGCGACACGCCGCGGATCTGCAGATTGGCACGGCGCGTGAAATCGATCTGGCCGTTGCCGAAGCGCGACGCAGCCTCGGCCAACGCGCGCAACGCGGCCACGGTCAGCGCGCCGCCATGCGGCCGCACGCGAACGATCAATCCATCGCCGCTCAGCATCGGCCGCCGCGCGCCCGGACACCAACCCTTGATGTCGCTCGCGGCGGTCACGACGCCGCCTCCGTTGCGAGCCGCGCGCGGGCGGCCGCAAGCTCGTCGGCGACCGCGTTTCGGCGCGGCACCCACAGCCGTCTCTTCAGCACATCCTCGAAGCGCGAGACAATGGCGGCCACCGCCGCGGGGTTCCGGTCGATCATGGCCTCGAACACTGCCCCGTCGCGCAGCAGCGCCCCATGCGCCAGATCAAACAGATGCTCCGGCACCGTGTCCGACGTCGCGGCGAAGGCATACAGCGCGTCGACGCCTTGCGCGATCTCCGCGACGCCCCGGTGGCCGTGACGGAGCATGCCCGCGAGCCAGCGCGGATTGGTGAGACGGCCGCGCACGACGCGGGCGATCTCCTCGCTGAAGCTGCGCGCACGGGGCTGGTCGGGTCGGCTGGTATCGAGATGAAGCAGCGCGGGCGACGCACCGAGCGACGCCGCGGCGGCGGCGAAGCCGCCAGCGAAATCGGCCACCTCCTCCCCGTCGAGCAGGTCGCGCTCACGGTCGTCCTGCGTGTGCACCAGCGCATCCGCGCCGCGGACACGAGCCCGGAACGCATCGGCGGCCGGCACGTGGTCATGCGGCCCGCCAAAGCTATAGTCGGTTGCATCGAGATAGGCCGCGCCGAGCTCTGCACGGCTCTCCCATGTCATGCCGAGCGCGAGATCAGCGGCAACGGCGCCATAGCTGCCGGGCGCACCGCCGAACACGCGCGCGAGGCTTTCACCGCGGCGGCGCGCGGCGGCCAGCGGATTGTCCGCATCGTCCTCGTCGCGGGCCGCGACTGTTTGAACGGCGAGATCGAACAGCGCGATTTGCGCTTCGAACAGATCGCGGAACAGGCCGGAGATCCGCAACGTCGCGTCGATGCGCGGACGGCCGAGCACCGCCAACGGCAATATCTCGATGCCGGTCACACGATTGGAGTTGTGATCCCAGCGCGGCCGCGCGCCGAGATAGGCCAGCGCCTGGGCAAGATCATCGCCGCCGGTCCGCAGCGAGGCCGACGCCCAGAGGTCGAGCATGAGCGCCCGCGGATAGTCGCCATGCTCCTGCAGATAGCGCCGGATGACCTCATCTGCTGCGCGGGCGCCGACGAGAACGGCCGTGCGCGTCGGAATGGCGCGCGGATCGATCGCTGTGAGATTGCGTCCCGTGGGCAGCACGTCGAGCCGGCCACGGCTCGGCGCGCCGGCGGGACCTGCAGCCACGCGGCGGCCGTCGAGCCCGGCCAGCAACGCGCTACGCTCGGCCGAGGCGCTCGCGCGAATCCGCGCGTCAACCGACGTGCGATCCACGGCGCCATAAGTCGCCGCCACGATCGCATCGCAGAGCAGCGCGTTGGCGGCTGCATCCGGCGCCTGGCCGAACACATGCAGACGATCGCGCACTGAGAGCTCCTTGATGTCGCACAATTGCGCATCGAGCTGCGCAATCGCCTCGCGGCCGCTCATCGTGCGTTCAAGCCCGCAATCGGCAGCGAGCCCGCTCTGCCAGGCGCGCGCGATGATCTCGTCCTCCAGGAGCTTCAGGCGTCGCTTGTCCAGTCCGTCGGCTTCGGCATATTCCTCCACCAGGCCTTCCAGCTCCAGCAAGGGACCGTGCAGGCCGGCCTGCGAGAGCGGCGGCGTCAGGTGTCCGAGCGTCAGCGCGGCCAGCCGCCGCTTGGCCTGCATCGCCTCGCCCGGATTGTTGACGATGAAGGGATAGATCACCGGCAGCGGGCCGAGGACCGCCTCGGGCCAGCAGTCGCGCGACAGCGCCAGCGCCTTGCCCGGCAGCCATTCCAGCGTGCCATGGGCGCCGAGATGAATCAGCGCATCGATCCGTTCGACCTCGCGCAGATGCGCATAGAGCGCGACATAGGCATGCCGCGGCGGCACGGCCGTATCATGATAGCTCGATTTGCGATCGGCGCGGCTGCCGCGGTCCGGCTGCAGCAGGATCGACAGCTTGCCGGTGCGCAGCACGCGAAAGCGGAACGCGCCGTCGCGACACGCCGGGTCGGCGTCCGCAGCGCCCCAATTGTTCTGCAAGGCGCGCTGCATATCGCCGGGCAACAGCGCGAGCCGGCTTCGATAGACCGCGAGCGGCACGATGAGCTCGTCGCTCTCGTCGCGCAGCAGCGCTTCGACCTGCTCCGTGGTCGGAGCCGCGTCACCGAGATCGTAGCCCGCCTCCGCCAACAGCGCAGCGATGGCGGCCGCGCTCGCGCTGGTGTCGAGACCGACCGCGTAGCCGCGGCGGCCGCCGCGCGCCGGATAGTCCGACAACATCAACGCGACGCGGCGATCGCCGGCCGGCAGCGTCCGCAGGCGCGCCCATCGCGCCGCGAGCTGCGCGACATAGGCGATGCGATCCTGCTGCGGCACATGACGCATCGCGCCGAACTGCAGACGTTGGTCCATCGCCGCCTCGCCCTTGAAGGCGATGGTCCGCGCCAGCAGACGGCCGTCAAGCTCGGGTAGCACGACGTTCATGGCAAGATCGGTCGGCGACAGGCCGCGCGATGACGACGCCCAGGCGTCCTCACTGCTCTGCGCCTGGATGATCTGCAGCACCGGCGTGTCGGCGATATCAAGAACGGTGTTGCCGTCGTCGCGCAACGCGGAGAACGCGGTGGCATTGAGGATGATCGCGGGACGTCGGTGTTCGATCAGACGCGCAAGCGGTTCGACAAGGGACGGATCCTTCAGGCTTGTCACCGCCACCGCAACGGCCGCAAGTCCCTCGCGCTCCAGCGCGCGCATCAGCTCCGCGATTCCCGCCGTATCGGCGGCGAGCAGGCTGGCGCGATAGAACGTTATCAAGGCCGCCGGCCGCGCATCGCCGGAGCGGCAGAGATCATCGACGACGACAGCGCCGCGATCGGGAACGAAGCCGACGAGTGAGCCGATCGCCACCGGATCCGCTACAGGCAGGTCGCGGCCGAGCAGCGTGGCGATATAGCGAAGGCATTCGCGCGCGTTGCCGGCACCACCCTCGTGCAGATAGCCATAGAGCTTTAATGTGGTCTGCAACGGCAGCGTCGACAGCGCATCGAGCCGCTCATCGGCGCGATCATCGCCCGGAAGGGCCGCAAACAGGATGTTGCGGCTACGGCACACCGCGGCGATCCGCTCGAGTCCATAACGCCAATAGTCGAGGCCGCCGAGACAGCGCACCACGACAGCGCGCGCGCCGAGCACGACGCGATCAATATAGAGATCGACCGACATCGGATGCTTCAGCCGCTTCAGGCTGGCCAGGCGCAGGCTCGGCAGATCTCCAGCGCTCGCAGTCCAGGCCTCGGCAAGCGCGGACAGGTCGCTGTCGGAGAAGGACAGTATGACGACCTCCGCCGGCGACTGCGCGAGATCGACGGCCTGCTCGAGGTCGTCGATGTCAGCGCCGGATGTCGCCAGGAGGTGCATCGCTCCCGCCTAGCCCGCGATCAGGGTTCTGATCGCGGCCTCGTCGAGGCCGCGCTCGCCGATCACGACGAGCCGGCCCTGTCGCGATTCGCCCGCGCGCCACGGCCGCTCGAACTGATGCTGGATCCGGCTGCCGACCGCCTGCACCAGCAGGCGCAGCGGCTTGCCGGCAATTTCGACGAAGCCTTTCACGCGCAGCACGTCATGCGCATCGACAGCGGCCGCGATACGGTGGACGAGCGCGTCGGGCGAGGTCTGCGCCGGGACGTCGAGCACGAAGCTCTCGAAATCGTCGTGGTCGTGATCGGCCTCGTTGTCGTGATGCGACGGCCGCGCCGCGAGATCGTCCTCGGCTGCGGCGCCAAGTCCGAGCAGGACGGAGGCCGAGAGCTGGCCATGCTCGGTCGCGATCACCTTGACCGCGCGTGTTACTTTGGCAGCGATCTCGGATGCAACCGCCTTGCGCTCGTCATCGCTCATGAGGTCGCTCTTGTTCATGACCACGAGGTCGGCGCACAGCAGCTGATCCTCATAGACCTCCTCGAGCGGATTGTCGTGATCGAGCGAATCGTCGGCCGCGCGCTGAGCGGCGAGCGCCTCCGGATCATCGGCGAAACGGCCGGCGACCACGGCCGGGCCATCGACCACCGCGACGACGCCATCGACCGTGACGCGCGTCGCGATCTCGGGCCAGTTGAACGCCTGCACCAGCGGCTTCGGCAAGGCGAGGCCGGAGGTCTCGATCACGATATGCTCGGGCGGCTCCTTCTGGTCCAGCAGGCTCTTGAGCGCCGGGACGAAATCGTCGGCGACGGTGCAGCACAGGCAGCCATTGGACAGCTCGACGATGCGGTCCTCCGGGCAATCCGGCACGCCGCAACCCTTCAGGATATCGCCGTCGATCCCGACATCGCCGAACTCGTTGACGATGATCGCGAGACGGCGGCCGTTCGCCGTCTCGATCAGATTGCGCACCAGCGTGGTCTTGCCGGCACCGAGGAAGCCGGTGACGATGGTGCAAGGCGTCTTGGCGAACGATGTCGTCATTGCGATCTCCGGTCTTCAGCGCAGTATCGGCAACGCAGGCACGCGGGCGACCGTGTTCTTGCGGATGTACTCAGGACGCTCGCGCCATGCCGGCAGGCCCGCCTCGTGACGCTGATGCAGTTGCGCGAACGTCAGGATGTCCTGCGCGTGCACATCCGGATCCAGCGCGCCGAGCACATAGGTCCATTTGCCGGGAGCCGTCACGGCAACGGTGCAGGCACGATTGCAGTTGGAGAGGCACTCGACCCCAACAACTGTCACGCCGGCGCGCTGCTCGGCGGGCGCGGCTTCGATTGCCGTGATCAACCGGGCGCCCGCGCGCGGCTGATCAGTCGGCGACACGTCGGCGGCCTGCGTCCGGCAGGTGACGCAGACGAACAGGGTCGTCTGACCCGACTCCGATGCGGACATCAATCAGCCGATCACGCCGGCGGCGGTCGCCGCCGCAACGCCGCCCACAAGCACGATGACAGCGCCGGCGAGCCGCAGCGCCAGCGGCGCAAGCTTGTCAGCCCTGGCCGAGAGCAGCGTGGTGCCGGCAAACGCGCCGGCAGCGATCGCGGTCTGGATCACGAGCAAGCCGGCGAGATAGGCACCGAGCGGCGTGGTCTCGGCCCCGACGATCGACTCGCCCAACGCGTAGCCGTGCACGACGCCGGTCAGCGCAAACAGCGCCGCGACGGGCAGGACGCCGAAGCGGCCGCGCAGCACGACCACGAGACCGACCACGGCAGTGGACAGACCGACCAGCAATTCGGCTGCGGGAATGTTCGACTTCGCCAGATGCAGGCCGACACCGGCGATCATGGCGGTCGTGAAGGCGAGGACCGGTGTGAAACCGCGCCCCAGCAGCGCTGCGACGATGCCGGCGCCGACGATTGCGGCGAGATGATCGAGTCCGATGACGGGATGGCCAAGGCCCGACAGCAGGCCCTGCGCAAAGGTCTGCGGCAGCTTGCCACCCATCATGTGATGCGCGAAGGCGGGCTCCGCCGCGAGCAGCACGAGGCTCGCGAGAGCAAACGCCGAATAACGAGTGAACTTCATGGCCGTCTCCGTCGCTTGCCGGCTCCCCCCAGGAGGACCGGACGATGCGCTGCATCCGACGGCATCCCGCCGATCTTGCGGCAGGATCAGAACCAGCATCGCGACTCCCCGCGCGACGGGTCGGCCAACAGCAATGTCGACGGCAGGTCTCCTGGCTCTCGGGTCGCTGCGTGAGACCACCTTCCCGGTTGCCCAGTGGTGTCTTGGCCTCACACTCGCCGATTACAGTTGCGGGGGCAGCCGCGGCTTGGGGTCGAAGACCCGCACCGTGTTCCCTAAATCTCTCCTTTCGGAGAACCGTCATCTGTTAGATACGGGTCGCGCCAAAGCCCGTCAATCGGAATCGTTCCCATGCCCCCTGCTCCGCCCCCCGACCTGCCGCGCCTCACCCTGGTGCTCGGCGGCGCGCGCTCGGGCAAGAGTCGCCACGCCGAGGCGCTGATCACCGCGCAGGCGCCGCCCTGGATCTATGTTGCGACTGCGCAGGCGTTCGATGCCGAGATGACCGAGCGCATCGCCCAACACAAGGCACGCCGCGCCGAGGGATGGCAGACGCGCGAGACGACGCAGGATCTCGCAGGTCTCATCCGCGCATGCGCGGAGCATCGCGCGCCGATCTTGATCGATTGCCTGACGCTGTGGCTCAGCAATGTGATGCTCGCCGACAGGAATGTTCCAGCGGCTTGCGCGGACCTGATCGATACGCTCGGCACTGCGCGTGGCCCGATCGTCGCCGTCTCCAACGAGGTCGGTCTCGGCATCGTGCCGGACAACGCGCTGGCACGCGCCTTTCGCGATGCCCAGGGCCGATTGAACCAGGACGTCGCAGCCGTTGCGGATCGCGTGATCCTGATGACGGCCGGGCTGCCGCTCATCTTGAAGTGAAGAGGACGAACCGATGACAGAGAACGACGACGACGCGCGTCACAAGGCCAAGATGGAGAATCGCAAGGCGGTTCAGGATGCCGAGGTCGCCTCGAAGACGGTCGAAAAAGGTCTGCTGGTCGTCCACACCGGCAAGGGCAAGGGCAAGTCCACGGCCGGCTGGGGCCTGATGCTGCGCGCGCTCGGGCGCGGCTTTCACATCGGCGTGGTGCAGTTCGGTAAGGGCGCGTGGGAGACTGGCGAGCGCAAGGCGATCGCGGCCTTCGGCGATCAGGTGTCCTGGCACACCCTGGGCGAAGGCTTCACCTGGGAGACGCAGGATCGCGCGCGCGACGTCGCCGCAGCCGAGCGCGCCTGGGCCAAGGCAAAAGAGCTGATGGCCGATCCTGCGATCCGGCTCGTGATCCTCGACGAGCTGAACATCGCGCTGCGCTACGATCATCTGCCGATCGCGGACGTCGTCGCCACGCTCGCCGCGCGCCGCCCCGATCTGCACGTCGTCGTCACCGGCCGCAATGCCAAGCCCGAGCTGATCGAGGCCGCCGATCTCGTCACTGAGATGACCCTGATCAAGCATCACTTCGCAGCTGGCGTGAAGGCGCAGGAAGGCATCGAGTTCTAGTCCATGGCTGCGCGCGCGATCATGTTCCAGGGCACCGGTTCCGACGTCGGCAAATCGCTGATGGTCGCCGGACTCGCGCGCGCGCTGACTCTGCGCGGGCTGACGGTCGCGCCGTTCAAGCCGCAGAACATGTCGAACAACGCCGCCGTCACCGCGGACGGCGGCGAGATCGGCCGCGCCCAGGCGCTGCAGGCGCGGGCGGCGCGCCGGCCGATGACGGTGCACATGAACCCGGTGCTGTTGAAGCCGCAGAGCGAGGTCGGCTCGCAGGTCGTGGTGCAGGGACGCGTGATCGGCAACGCCAAGGCGTCGGCCTATCAGGCGATGAAGCCGCAGCTGATGGCGGCCGTGTTGGAGAGCTTCCATCGCCTCGCCGCCGACGCAGACATCGTGCTGGTCGAAGGCGCGGGCTCGGCATCGGAGATCAACCTTCGCGCGGGCGACATCGCCAACATGGGCTTCGCGCAGGCGACGCAGACTCCGGTCGTGATCATCGGCGACATCGATCGCGGCGGTGTCATTGCGAGCCTCGTCGGCACCAAGGCGGTTCTCGCGCCGGACGATGCCGCCCTCGTCGCAGGCTTTTTGGTCAACCGATTTCGCGGCGATCCGGCGCTGTTCGCAGCGGGCATGAACGAGATCGCGGCACGGACCGGCTGGGCATCGCTCGGGCTCATTCCGCATTTTTCGGATGCGCGCCGGCTGCCGGCGGAGGATGCACTCGGCCTGCCCGGACATGGCGCTGCAGGCGGACAACGCCCGAAGGTCGTCGTGCTCGCCTATCCCCGCATCTCCAATTTCGACGAGTTCGACCCGTTGCGGCTCGAAGATGGGATCGATCTGCAGTTTCTGCGGCCGGGTACGCCGATCCCAGGCGATGCGGCCGTGGCGATCCTGCCGGGGTCGAAGGCCACCATCGCCGATCTCCAGGCCTTGCGCGAGACCGGCTGGGACATCGATCTCTCGGCACATCTGCGCCGCGGCGGCCGCGTGCTCGGCATCTGCGGTGGCTACCAGATGCTCGGACGAAAAATCAGCGATCCCGACGGCCATGAAGGCGCACCCGGTTCCGTCGCGGGGCTTGGCCTGCTCGACGTCGAGACGACCCTCACCGACGACAAGGCGTTGCGCGAGGTTCACGGCGCGCTCACCGAGGATCAGATCCCGTTCCGCGGCTACGAGATGCATATCGGCCGCACCGACGGGCCGACCGCTCGAGCTCCGTTTCTCACCTTCGCCGATGGCCGAAGCGATGGCGCGGTCGCGCGCGAGGGGCAGATCGCCGGTTGCTATGTGCACGGCCTGTTCGCCGATGA
Proteins encoded in this window:
- a CDS encoding cobyric acid synthase, whose amino-acid sequence is MAARAIMFQGTGSDVGKSLMVAGLARALTLRGLTVAPFKPQNMSNNAAVTADGGEIGRAQALQARAARRPMTVHMNPVLLKPQSEVGSQVVVQGRVIGNAKASAYQAMKPQLMAAVLESFHRLAADADIVLVEGAGSASEINLRAGDIANMGFAQATQTPVVIIGDIDRGGVIASLVGTKAVLAPDDAALVAGFLVNRFRGDPALFAAGMNEIAARTGWASLGLIPHFSDARRLPAEDALGLPGHGAAGGQRPKVVVLAYPRISNFDEFDPLRLEDGIDLQFLRPGTPIPGDAAVAILPGSKATIADLQALRETGWDIDLSAHLRRGGRVLGICGGYQMLGRKISDPDGHEGAPGSVAGLGLLDVETTLTDDKALREVHGALTEDQIPFRGYEMHIGRTDGPTARAPFLTFADGRSDGAVAREGQIAGCYVHGLFADDGLRAHWLGRLGAVTTGLAYESDVEATLDGLAAHLERHVNVSGILALARRPTPRPTAP
- the cobN gene encoding cobaltochelatase subunit CobN, producing the protein MHLLATSGADIDDLEQAVDLAQSPAEVVILSFSDSDLSALAEAWTASAGDLPSLRLASLKRLKHPMSVDLYIDRVVLGARAVVVRCLGGLDYWRYGLERIAAVCRSRNILFAALPGDDRADERLDALSTLPLQTTLKLYGYLHEGGAGNARECLRYIATLLGRDLPVADPVAIGSLVGFVPDRGAVVVDDLCRSGDARPAALITFYRASLLAADTAGIAELMRALEREGLAAVAVAVTSLKDPSLVEPLARLIEHRRPAIILNATAFSALRDDGNTVLDIADTPVLQIIQAQSSEDAWASSSRGLSPTDLAMNVVLPELDGRLLARTIAFKGEAAMDQRLQFGAMRHVPQQDRIAYVAQLAARWARLRTLPAGDRRVALMLSDYPARGGRRGYAVGLDTSASAAAIAALLAEAGYDLGDAAPTTEQVEALLRDESDELIVPLAVYRSRLALLPGDMQRALQNNWGAADADPACRDGAFRFRVLRTGKLSILLQPDRGSRADRKSSYHDTAVPPRHAYVALYAHLREVERIDALIHLGAHGTLEWLPGKALALSRDCWPEAVLGPLPVIYPFIVNNPGEAMQAKRRLAALTLGHLTPPLSQAGLHGPLLELEGLVEEYAEADGLDKRRLKLLEDEIIARAWQSGLAADCGLERTMSGREAIAQLDAQLCDIKELSVRDRLHVFGQAPDAAANALLCDAIVAATYGAVDRTSVDARIRASASAERSALLAGLDGRRVAAGPAGAPSRGRLDVLPTGRNLTAIDPRAIPTRTAVLVGARAADEVIRRYLQEHGDYPRALMLDLWASASLRTGGDDLAQALAYLGARPRWDHNSNRVTGIEILPLAVLGRPRIDATLRISGLFRDLFEAQIALFDLAVQTVAARDEDDADNPLAAARRRGESLARVFGGAPGSYGAVAADLALGMTWESRAELGAAYLDATDYSFGGPHDHVPAADAFRARVRGADALVHTQDDRERDLLDGEEVADFAGGFAAAAASLGASPALLHLDTSRPDQPRARSFSEEIARVVRGRLTNPRWLAGMLRHGHRGVAEIAQGVDALYAFAATSDTVPEHLFDLAHGALLRDGAVFEAMIDRNPAAVAAIVSRFEDVLKRRLWVPRRNAVADELAAARARLATEAAS
- a CDS encoding DUF1636 domain-containing protein produces the protein MSASESGQTTLFVCVTCRTQAADVSPTDQPRAGARLITAIEAAPAEQRAGVTVVGVECLSNCNRACTVAVTAPGKWTYVLGALDPDVHAQDILTFAQLHQRHEAGLPAWRERPEYIRKNTVARVPALPILR
- the cobO gene encoding cob(I)yrinic acid a,c-diamide adenosyltransferase, whose translation is MTENDDDARHKAKMENRKAVQDAEVASKTVEKGLLVVHTGKGKGKSTAGWGLMLRALGRGFHIGVVQFGKGAWETGERKAIAAFGDQVSWHTLGEGFTWETQDRARDVAAAERAWAKAKELMADPAIRLVILDELNIALRYDHLPIADVVATLAARRPDLHVVVTGRNAKPELIEAADLVTEMTLIKHHFAAGVKAQEGIEF
- the cobU gene encoding bifunctional adenosylcobinamide kinase/adenosylcobinamide-phosphate guanylyltransferase codes for the protein MPPAPPPDLPRLTLVLGGARSGKSRHAEALITAQAPPWIYVATAQAFDAEMTERIAQHKARRAEGWQTRETTQDLAGLIRACAEHRAPILIDCLTLWLSNVMLADRNVPAACADLIDTLGTARGPIVAVSNEVGLGIVPDNALARAFRDAQGRLNQDVAAVADRVILMTAGLPLILK
- the cobW gene encoding cobalamin biosynthesis protein CobW, yielding MTTSFAKTPCTIVTGFLGAGKTTLVRNLIETANGRRLAIIVNEFGDVGIDGDILKGCGVPDCPEDRIVELSNGCLCCTVADDFVPALKSLLDQKEPPEHIVIETSGLALPKPLVQAFNWPEIATRVTVDGVVAVVDGPAVVAGRFADDPEALAAQRAADDSLDHDNPLEEVYEDQLLCADLVVMNKSDLMSDDERKAVASEIAAKVTRAVKVIATEHGQLSASVLLGLGAAAEDDLAARPSHHDNEADHDHDDFESFVLDVPAQTSPDALVHRIAAAVDAHDVLRVKGFVEIAGKPLRLLVQAVGSRIQHQFERPWRAGESRQGRLVVIGERGLDEAAIRTLIAG
- a CDS encoding HupE/UreJ family protein, whose amino-acid sequence is MKFTRYSAFALASLVLLAAEPAFAHHMMGGKLPQTFAQGLLSGLGHPVIGLDHLAAIVGAGIVAALLGRGFTPVLAFTTAMIAGVGLHLAKSNIPAAELLVGLSTAVVGLVVVLRGRFGVLPVAALFALTGVVHGYALGESIVGAETTPLGAYLAGLLVIQTAIAAGAFAGTTLLSARADKLAPLALRLAGAVIVLVGGVAAATAAGVIG